The Macadamia integrifolia cultivar HAES 741 chromosome 3, SCU_Mint_v3, whole genome shotgun sequence genome segment CAGTTACatatataataggaaaatgcaTTTCCTATTGGATCCATATATTTGTTATGTAACCCTGGTTTGACCGCTGGTCCAATCAAGTTTTTCTGAAACTTATGTTGACATTGGAGACTTAAATaatgcttcttcttcctattaTCCATATTTGGAACTCTTAAATGTATCGTTCTCCAAAATTCCTTATCTAGAGTACTTAAAATTCAtataggttttcagttttgtaGAGGATTTAATTTACACGGCAGATCTTAGACTATTATAGCTAGGTCATAGGGATGAAATTCCGTGTTTGAAAATTATACACCAGATGCCATCACATGCTCCCTTGAGGTATCACTGGAGCTTGTCTTGATGGCATTAATCTGAAACTCAACTTCCTTCATTAGGTTGTTAAATATAAGAAACAAATTTTGCTCGTCACTGTCATGAAATTTGAGCAGTGGTTACTAGTTAGTGTCAATGCACCCTCATTGCCCACCAAGGTTCGTAATCTCGGGATTGGCTTAATACCCACCAATTGTATCAATCATATACCAATTTGAATGGCTATGAATGGATCCATTTTTTTCGCCTTTTTTAAGGGAGAgggatttatatatatatatatataacatgatGGTCGGTATCATATCATTTCAAAAAAGGGAAGACAGATAGATACAATGGATGGGTGCTATCTTATGATATTTCGACATGGTATccaactttttccttttttaaaaaattcaaattttaccaCATTTTACCCTTAGatcagtggagagagagagagagagagagagagagagagagagagagaattcattGTACATCAAAGCTTTTGGGTCTTTTATTACTCCGTGTGTCTTCACTGCCTACATTTCGTTTTTAAAGGATGAGCAGAGCAAACTCTGTCAATCACTCAATAGaaagaattgaagaagcaaAATTTTTTGGCCAAATGGTAGCAGCAGCGATGAATTGATTCATTAATTTAGAATATCAACGTTGAGGGTTTATTTACACGAGAGCGGATTGAGTACTCGTAGGGGAACCATTCTCGTATAAGATTGATCCGCACAGATAAAATCCACCAAACAATTAACTTTATGATAGATTTCATCTGTGTAGATGTTACGATCTCATATCAACTTATGATGGTTGATCTCACATCAGTTTTCTATGGAACTtaatgtgggttgatatggtcttggctTCTCTCACCTTATTGGGTTGTGTTCTTCTAGGACTataacagtggtatcagagggGCCGATCTCTAGCTCAACCCGTGTGCAGAAGGGGCCACCTAATGTTAGAGTGAGAGCCGCTAAGGAAGGGCAGAGTGCCTTGTTGGTGATTAGCTATATCCCATGTCTGCATAatcattttatttaatttttttttttttgtgcaaataGATAATCTATAACTATTTAGAAGTGTGCGAAACCGGTTAacattataatttttatttccttcGGACAAATTAAACTATGGGTCTTTCTACTTGTGACTATGAAGATTAATTCACTTTTCGCTATCTATATTTTTATATGCTATATTGAATCATTTTGGTGAATTGACGTAAAACGAATAAAATTTATaagcgagaaagagagagagacatagtGAAAAGCACCAATGAAGGCACATGATGGAGTACGTGAGAATCATTTttagaaaagggaagagagatagtCATAGTGGATGTTTACTTAAGATATACCAAcaacatacccaaccttttctcaATTTATAAATTCAAACTAAAACTCTACATTTTCCTCTCTCCCACCTCATTTTTTATCTCTCCTTGTTTCACCTGCAAAAGCAGTAGCGGGTCCAAAGAGAACAACGatttaaagtaaaaaaataaaaaaaaaagtggcctAAGTTAAAGATTATGTATTATCACGGAAGAAAATCTTTATAAATAAATGGAGAGGGTTCCATTAAAAGCAGTGTAGAAACCAATGGAAGTACATGTGGAAATATCAATAACAATAAATTTTTTGCCTTTCATAAGATAGGATAATCATTTCGCCCTCTTATGTGTCTTGACGTGAGTCCCACTTTCAATTGTTCAAAGGATAAGGGTAAGGGTAAGGGtaaggttttgattttttactgTTTCTCTAAACATGTGAGGTAAGATTAAGGATATTGTTTCACCTACTTTACCCGTTTAAGTCTAGGTCTCCCTAAAAATGGATCCCCTCCCCATTAGATCTCAAACCATCCATGAGTTTGGGTCCCAAACTCCAAAGGTAGGATATCCACATCCCATGGATGATGTGAgattaatgagaagaagaacCATACTCGCTCTCCACACCCAAGTCCTATAACCATTCCTTTAGGGAAATGTCCATAGCCAAACTAGATAAAATCTCAATGGAACCTTATTCACTTTATATGTTCTCGGAAGGTAATAACATTTCTTAACTATGATTTCCATTGTTTTGGAAGATTTTTAAAGTTCATGtgaaaaaattcatttgaatcAAACCATACGGGATTGATTCACACAAATGAAATCCACCTAAGGAAAAACCttgtggtggattccaccttTGTGGATCacttaaacccaaaaaatacaTCTTTAGACATATCGTGAAATTTTTATGTACCATTAACCACTTTTACTaatacccaaaaagaaaaataactcaGTTATTAACAAATGTTATACCTAACTCCAAATATCTTATGAAGACATGGACTCATATACAACCCTACAGGTTTTGCTATCCTCAATGAGAATGAGGTGATGCTATATCATTATCGTACATGGGACCATAAAATCTCTCGCACCCCCCACAAATAGTACATTTCAAATAGTCATTATAATCTCCTAAAAAAAATGTCTCTCTGAAAAAACAGACGTTTCATCTTGTTTCTCTCTTGATAGGATTACTGTTGGGGAAGGTATCAGTGGTAGCTGGTGAAGAAGATGGAGTGGTAGTGACAGCCACCTCGATGTGCTCTGCTTCTCTAGAGTTCTCGGATAACATAGGCTGAGACATCCTCTTCAACTCTTTCTCCTTTCCCCAGAGTACCACATACAACCCTACCACTATCAATACTGCCCCTACTACACTGTAAAATTTTTGTAAAAGGAATTCACATCACCATTGCTATTCAAATCTTATATATCACTAATTGTAATTCTCTTAAGGTTATGTttgattgtaaggggaattaaaaagaagggaagtgaaattttcatacttagaaaaaaaatatatatgcaaTCATTAGCTAtttgactttaacattaacttaaaatcattccatatttggttataaaatttcactttactttgaaTCCAAAACCCCTTTCTATagtatgtaaaataaaaattacatgcaaaatatatcattaataaatatgattaaaaaaattaaatagtttatacaatcacatggggtaataattatcaatatttatttttaaactatgaaaatttcactttcattcCCTTAAAATTctcattgcaaccaaatggagcctaagaGAAGGGCATTTatgaaataaaagtaaaatattgTTTACCTTCCAACATGTAGCTTCTCGTCAACGAGTAAGGATCCTATGATAGCAACCAGCACTAGTACTAGAGGGCTGAACACCGATACAAAGACTGGGCCCCTTGCCCTTACCACCCATGCTACCAGGGTAACCCATACTCCATTTCCCATTATCCCCTACACCACCACAAGAACAATAATACAATTTTAGATATTTAATCATCAAGagataaaacaaacaaacaagcaaacaaacaaacaatcaaaCTCCATCGCATTCATCCATCCAGAATCTCATACCCCATAAGCCACGGTCCAAAGCCTAATATTCCATCCAAGCTTCCACTCCTCCCACTTCCTCTGTACACATAGAGCGTATATGAAGCTCTGGATTGACCCGGTTATAGCTATTAGAGTCGTGCTTGATAAGTAGCATGGGTAACTCTCACTCATCTTAGTCTGCAAAGAAAATATCAAgtcaaaaagggggaaaattcCAAGGGgtttaaatatttttgttcGAAATGCCATTGTAAAAACACACCTGAATAATCAACCAGAGTGCATAAGAGAAACAATTACAGAGGGCCAGTAATGATCCAAGTACTGGATTTTCAGACTTCATATGTAATGCTGACGTGGATGATCCGCTTCCAAACCAACGAGTCAGGTCAACTTTTGTTGACCAAATGTTGATTTTCGCCCCTTTGTAGAAGGTCAATACCATTGCCCCTCCTATGCCTATGGCAGTCCCCATCAGCTTGGCTTTCCCCGCCAACGTTTGAATTCCCATCCTCTCCAACCTTCGATTTATCAGCCCCATTAATGTCATGACTGATCCATCACTATCTTAAACATGAAGTGTGTTTAAGTGTGTGTGTGGCAAGGGATCGAGTACTCCATCAATAAACTAGCTTAAGAGGGTTTTGTTTGGATAGATGTGAGAAGATGGATTTATTTTTGTTGGGTAAGtgaaaaatggaaaatccaAAACCTACTGGGgaataaggatgtgaatttgaaatcgaaattgaatTCGTTTactaaaatcaaaccgaaccatttacattgaaatcacaaaatcatttagtaaatagttcggttctaatttcaagtttaagacctattagttaaatgggttgggAAGGTTTTAGCCatttaacccgttggtttcaaaccgaattgacatcgtgaaaatcgaaccatttaaaacaTCAAAACCGTTCCAATTAACCtgtataacgattaaatatttcgTTGTTTTAACAAatcataatggtttaatttaaggaagaattaaggaccatagaggttgtccaacagtctattcaataatttattcttattatgtatttatgtagttaaatcctttcttgttcaatgcctcatttaatttgatataagattgaagcgtttattaacaaaaacagaatttagtaagcatgcgaataaactagaaaatttctacaaaaaaagaaaaaaagcgaataaactagcaagcCGATTGTaaaccatttagaaaccgtatagaataaaccacaatcaaaaccatttaaaataagaaaatgacactgtttaaaaaccgtggaaccaaaaaccatttactaaatggttgcggtttcagaaagagctaccgtttagtaaatggtgcagttttgatttcagccgaataaatgtgaaccgaaccaaaccacaCTGTATAcactaaaatcaaaccaattaacacccttaccgaAAAGTCACTGCCATGATGTAGGTTATGGCTGAAGTAAGGTTGCTCATGGCTGCTACAAATGTCATTGACGTTAGAGTTAAGCTTGCTATATATAGGTTCTGAGATAACGTTCCCCTAAtcaataagaaggaaaaaaaaaaaaaaaatttaagtcttAACAGTAATTGTTTTATAGTTTGAtcgaagaagcagaagaagattGGAAGAAGAGATCTGATATAGGTTTAGGATCAGTTTCAAAGAAGAATGGCTTACCCAAATAAGCCGCAAAGAAATGCTAGGAATGTGACCTTCCATGTCAAATTTGGTCTTTTATTTCTGCGCACAAATACATgtcaaagaagaaattaatcTTTTTATCACAAGTAATGTGTAGAAAACCTCAAGGAAATAATTGGAAGGAAATTGTTTCAAGAAAATTACAAGtctcaaattttcattttgcatCCTCTCatgtaataataattttttctttttttgggttaatgACTGCacatctaaaaaaaagaaagaggccCGCCTACAAGAGCAGCGAGACATGCTACAAGGAAGCGAGAGCGCCATGCAGCAACAAGGAAGCCTGCCAAAAGAACAAGCGGTCCCACCCAATGCTACCAAATTTTCAGAAAGTAGGAAGAAGCACCCTTTACGTATGGGGCAGTCAGTCCTCGATATAGGGGCAGCCAGTCCAAGGAAGACGTGGATTACGCAACTTGACTCTGCAGGCGCAAGCAGGAAGACAAAAGGAGCTGATCATCCTACGACCAAACACCGGCAAAAAGGTAAAACGACTCATTGAGACCAATCTACAACGCTTAAAGAacctaggctatgtttggtagccaagagaagagaagagaagaaaagaaaaaaataatctaaaataagaaggaaaagaaaagagaagagaagaaatgaaatggagtgaaaataaaaagagtgtatatgtttggtaaccaagagaagagaagaaaagaaaagagaagaaatattttgtttttgaattttaagagagagatcgacacataggaaatcattgtgtaatcattcattttttgtcttattatgtttccATATTTTCTCGCGTTTTTTTGTGGTttttacaataaatatatatttttttaaagcaaaagaaaactccACAATTCTcaagaagaattttgaattt includes the following:
- the LOC122074509 gene encoding WAT1-related protein At1g68170-like isoform X3 codes for the protein MARDLCNFLQGLKPAMGMVLAQTIFAGINVFYKLAYMDGMDMRILVAYRYIFAIIFLAPIAFIVERNKRPNLTWKVTFLAFLCGLFGLERMGIQTLAGKAKLMGTAIGIGGAMVLTFYKGAKINIWSTKVDLTRWFGSGSSTSALHMKSENPVLGSLLALCNCFSYALWLIIQTKMSESYPCYLSSTTLIAITGSIQSFIYALCVQRKWEEWKLGWNIRLWTVAYGGIMGNGVWVTLVAWVVRARGPVFVSVFSPLVLVLVAIIGSLLVDEKLHVGSVVGAVLIVVGLYVVLWGKEKELKRMSQPMLSENSREAEHIEVAVTTTPSSSPATTDTFPNSNPIKRETR
- the LOC122074509 gene encoding WAT1-related protein At1g68170-like isoform X1; this encodes MARDLCNFLQGLKPAMGMVLAQTIFAGINVFYKLAYMDGMDMRILVAYRYIFAIIFLAPIAFIVERNKRPNLTWKVTFLAFLCGLFGGTLSQNLYIASLTLTSMTFVAAMSNLTSAITYIMAVTFRLERMGIQTLAGKAKLMGTAIGIGGAMVLTFYKGAKINIWSTKVDLTRWFGSGSSTSALHMKSENPVLGSLLALCNCFSYALWLIIQTKMSESYPCYLSSTTLIAITGSIQSFIYALCVQRKWEEWKLGWNIRLWTVAYGGIMGNGVWVTLVAWVVRARGPVFVSVFSPLVLVLVAIIGSLLVDEKLHVGSVVGAVLIVVGLYVVLWGKEKELKRMSQPMLSENSREAEHIEVAVTTTPSSSPATTDTFPNSNPIKRETR
- the LOC122074509 gene encoding WAT1-related protein At1g25270-like isoform X2, with product MARDLCNFLQGLKPAMGMVLAQTIFAGINVFYKLAYMDGMDMRILVAYRYIFAIIFLAPIAFIVERNKRPNLTWKVTFLAFLCGLFGGTLSQNLYIASLTLTSMTFVAAMSNLTSAITYIMAVTFRLERMGIQTLAGKAKLMGTAIGIGGAMVLTFYKGAKINIWSTKVDLTRWFGSGSSTSALHMKSENPVLGSLLALCNCFSYALWLIIQTKMSESYPCYLSSTTLIAITGSIQSFIYALCVQRKWEEWKLGWNIRLWTVAYGGIMGNGVWVTLVAWVVRARGPVFVSVFSPLVLVLVAIIGSLLVDEKLHVGSRGSIDSGRVVCGTLGKGERVEEDVSAYVIREL